Genomic window (Lycium barbarum isolate Lr01 chromosome 2, ASM1917538v2, whole genome shotgun sequence):
GCTTACCGAGATCCAAAATTGCACCGCTAAGCTCAAAAGATCTCTCTCTCTAGGTGGTGTTTAAGATAGTTTTACTTGCACTAGACCTCCATTTCTCTCCTCTCATTCCCCATTCCTTGAATCCTGAGCTTCAAAGTTCTAGCTATCTCTACTTATAAAGCTTCAGGGCATAACAATTCATACTACAAGATACAAAACACATCAGTAGAATACCTTGCATCTGCTAGAGAATTGAACATATATTGCATTAAACTTTTTGCATCCCCCATTGAGCGTAGCTGGTTCCAACGTCCACGATTGCTGAAGGCACGCTCTCTTTCTTCTGCTTCTGAAAGCTGTGAAGCCATGGCAACTAGAGAATTGGATGAAATGCCTAACATATTCTCAAGAGAAGCAATTCGAGCCATTCTAGCATTTGGTGACATTGAAGATGCCCTGAACAGACAATCACATTGCACCGAACTTTCTTTAGTCATATAAAGTATTTTTTTAGTACTAGTTCAGCTGCATTTTTGGAGAATTACTGAGTCCATTACTGAAAGATAGATGGATTTAGTATATGTACCTAGAGAAACCATTTTTACCCCTTGGAGGACTCATTCCTTTTGAAGCAAATTCATCAACTTGTCTCAAAACTGCTAGCTCTTCACCCAGAGCAGCTCGTCTGAGATGAAAACGAACCATTTTAATGATGCAAAGAACAAGAACATGTTGAGTCTGTGCACATTAAGAGAGGATTAGTTTAGGTAAAATAAAGTTTGTTACGTACACTTGACTTTGCTTCTCATACTCATGACGAACTTCATGAACATTCACCATCACTTCAAGCTCATGATCAAGCCAACGTTGCAACGATTTCTCATTGCTCTGAATGCAAAAGATACTTGAATAAATTCTTTGATCAAATAGGTACAGAAACAAACTCTATTAGAGTCCAAAAGAGAACAAGATTAGTACCTGTCCATTTACTACATGGCCATTGCTTGTAACTGCATGTTAAACAGAACATTATTAAGTTGAACAAGttaaaatattcaaaaattagcaTCAATTTTAGTGGAACCTTCTGAGAAAAAAAATCCTTATACCATATATATTTAATACAAACAGAATTGCACCAATAATCCACAACAAAGGCATCAGATAAAAGCTAAACACAGTTCAAACCTGAGTTTTCGCGACCTGAAGATTTACGTGCTTCAAGCAATTCTTTTAGTCTCTTGGTTGCCATTGCAGCCTCCTCTGTCTTTCTTTGAAGAACCTGAAATACATCCATGATGACATATAACATTCAGATATTAACTGTGATCATCTCCTTACACGAGCTTGACTCTCGGCCATGTTATTCTAGTAAGCCATCAACTTATGTTACCCACTTAACAAAAGCTGTCGAAGGTAAAATTGTAGCGTTTAAGTTAGGTTTTAGACAGCTCGAATATTTGGTTGTCACAACTAGGATAGGTATCATGTTCTCTTCATTAAAACAGCTGTAGAAGAATGAAAGACAATGCAAAGACAAAGAGGAAAGTAAGATGCTCACCATCTTTTGTCGCTGATTTAAAGCTTGCAatttatgtctctcatactcgtTCCTTCTCCCTTCCTTCCTTAACTGCATTTCAGAGAAATTATTGTTGGTTAACAACACAAAGTAGAATCTCCATCAGAATGAATTGCATTTGCCTTATCAGTAATGTGCACAAACAGAAGCCTGTTATGAAAACATTTATAGTACTGAAATAGCAGGGACGACATTACAAGATGCAGATCGGTCTGTGAAAAAAGTAATAGCAGCAAATTACCTGCATTAACTCTTTCTCTCGAGATGCCTTCCACTGACGAAATTGTTCAGCTTCTTGTTTAATTTTATGCTGCAATTGTACCTATAAAAGGAAAGAATATAAGTTGCATATAAGTGGTACAGATGGTGCTAACCAAAGCAGAAAAGTAAACCAACCTTTTGTGCCTTGATTGATTGTATTTCATCTTGCAAGCGCTTTGCTGCATCATCACTCTTTTGTTTTTGCTTCAAAAGCTGAACCTGGCTCTCTTGTTTTTTCTTAAGATCTTGTATCTGCCCAGCATACATGTTTTAGATATTAGAGTTAATCATGACACTCATGTCTATACAATGAACACGGTACAGTTGGGCAGACCTGAGCTTCAAGGGACTTTAGTTTCTGGGAGTGTGTGTCCTGCAATTTAATTGCTTGTCCATCATTATTGGCTGCAAGGTTTTCAACCTCAGCTAATAATCTATCTCTCTCTTGCTGCATTAAGAAGTCAGTTCAAAAAAGGGAACATCAGTTTGAGAAGCTCAGATGACAATGTGCGATACTATTTTCATTGCTTATTATTACCTGCACCGCTCTTTTCTCCTCTTCAAGTTCCAAAAGTTTTTTTCCGAAATGTTGCTTCAGGGCCATGGTGTCTAAGCCtccataaagtttcatttcagaCTGAATAATTGATACACAAATATATACATCAAATCACCACATGCATTAAGGACAGGAAAACGAACAACCATAGAATGTTACCATCTAACAGAATTGCACAACCAAGAGTGCTATCTCATGTTTAAATTCCATATTCACTATTAGTATTTTTGATGAATAACTATATTCAGAATTAACTGCAAGTATACCAAAGAACAAACATCTAACTATGAGTTTACTACAGAAAAGACAAAACCATTAAGCACAAGAATCTGCCTTACCTCCTTCTGCTCTAAGCGCCGATTTAGCTCGTTCAACTCTTTGTCCATTGAGTCTTGCAGGAGGGTATGTTCCCACTCTTTTGCTGCTTCGTCATCCATATCTCCTGAATCACCTGGCAGTATAGAGACTGGCTCCAAATCAGAATACTGAACCGCTTAAGACATttaagttttaaatttttaagaCAACGAAAATGGCTTTCTTATCCTGAAAACATCCCAGTTCCAAACATAGGAATTAGAATATCAACCTCATTGCCAAGTACAAAAAGTTGAAATGGCATACCATTTTCACTCATTGGATAGTCAGATGACTCTATACTTTGCAAGCCCCTTTTGAGCCCTTCGCTTTTTACTGAAAAGACACCATTAACCTGAAATCAAGATGAAGATTCTGTTATGCAACTATGTTGGAACAAAAGTCCTCTTTTAACCAAGAAATCTCCGATGACCAATGGCATACGGTTCCAAACACGGTGGataatgccccccccccccccccaacccttCTCAAATTAATTACTAGGCTTTTATCTGCAACAGGGTTCGAACTGTGATGTGCATCTACCCACACATCACAAGCTGAACTCTTACCACTAGACCATAGCCCTGGAGTCATGATAACTCCTCTTTCTTAAAATGGCTTCTACGAATATGGAGAGCTCAATATATACCTTCACTTCTGTTCCACATTGCTCAGTGCCAGAGCCTCTTCTGCGGTACTCGTGCAATTCTCTACTTAGCTCCTCATTACTAGCTTCAAGCCATGAAATCCTATCCTTGAGTACCTAGACATGAAAATTCAAATTAGTGAAGACTGAAGACTATCCACATCTTCATTTAGTATTTAAAAAGGTTGTCTGCTGACATCTACACCCGGAGCATAACAAAAAGTCACCTGAATTTCATTAGAGGAAGCACCTCCCCCACGCGCACAGAGTTCTGCCTGCAAACACTCTAGTTGTTGCCGCATCTTCAGCATCTCACTAGATACAGGATCTCGATTGATCTGGACATCATTTAAGGAAAACTACTTAAGGATTCTTGATCCAGAAATGACAAGAATATAGTGAAATAAGGTTTGTCATTGGACTTACAACTGGCTTGTTCTGAATATTGCGAGCCCGATTTGCATATTTAAGAGTGTTCAGAGTTTCTTCAGCATTTATATCAGCAGGACTAATGCATGCTGGAAAACAAATAAACCAGAACATAAGCAAGAATGTAGAAAGAATCTGCTCGTCGCCAGAACTAAGACATGGCAACATCTCAAGGGCCGTCAAGAAGAAGGATAACAATTCTAATTAAACTCAAAGATACAACTACATATTTTTAGCTTAGATAAACTTTAGTTCATTCTTCCACAGACCACTTTTATTTCCTTGGTTTTTCTCCTTTTAACTGAAAATGGAAGATTTATTGAATAAAAATTGTGTCATCATGTGCCAGATAGATAAACCTCATGAGGTGTCCCAAAACAACAGTACTTTGATTTCCTTGCTGTAACCATCCACCACCCACCCACAGCCTAACAGGCTCAAAAGCAATGGGAGTTATAAGTTCATTATATAACATTACCTCAAGAGTGACAAACTAATTACAAGAAAATCTTTGCACTTGTGCATTTGGCTGTTTAGCATGGTTTATTCTAGGTCCAGAAGAAAGAATATAGTCACTATCACTATGTCATGGTCCCAGACTCCCAATAGACTCCCAATGGTCCCAGACTCCCAATGCTTTCTTAGGCAAGACCCAAGTGTGAGAAAATTTCAGTAAAAATGAGACGCATCAAAAGATTCTTTCACTGTGATATTCAATCGATTCAACATATAATGAATAAGGTGTTAAACTGGAATTACCTATCATGACTGTCCGACTGTTACCGCCAAGTGAATCCTGTCATATTTTCCAAAACTCTTAATTAAAAGAATCAACAAATAACTCAATTAACAGACTATAAATAGATCAACAAGGGAGAAACAGAAATTAAACAATTTCAAAAAATGAAAATACTACCAAATCCTAAAATATCAAGCGCCCTATTATTGTATTATTGCCAAACTCAGTGTCCACAATTTTTTGCTTATTTTCCAATTTAGTTCctccagaccccacgatgtgggatttcactgggttgttgttgttgtttccaATTTAGTTCCTCTCCAGTGAGAAAACTTGTAACTAAGGTCCGCTGACGTTTTACTGTTACACAATAAAGAGTATCAAGGATTTCAGGAGAACCTTTCAATATTAGAAGTCAGATTATAACACTGGAAAATGGTTGGACTTATTCAGATTGGACGTCGGAAAGACTTTGAAGAAACCATTTAGTGTCAAGATCGCATCATAACTATTGACAAATTGAGAAGCAAGAGGTGCCCCTAATGTCAATGACCATTTTAAGAACAAAGAGGTGTAAGGAGAACTCATCTGATCAAATGAACGAAGTGGTGGTTTGGGATTATTTTGATCAAATGAGTTGTCATCACACCGGTTTGTTCACAGCAGCAGCATACAGTACACAAATGAGGAGATGCTCATACAGAAATATCAAATATGACATGTTTTTCCCATTTCTTAGAATCTTGTGTTCAGTATTTTAATGATATAATGAAATTTTGGAATAACCTAAAACATGAAACCAACCTGCAATAGCCGAGTGAGTTTACTGTCTCGATATGGAACATGGACACCTTCTTTCCTCTTTTTCTCATCTCCAAGTGCACTAATAACATTTCCAAGTGCAAGAAGGCCTCTATTAATGTGAACCCCTGCAATGAAAAGTAGGTCAACAACCATCTCATGCAAGAGACACTTTCAAAAACAGCAAGAATGCCAAAACAAGAACCTTCTTTAAAACGGAGACCATCTGATCCCGTTCGTTTTGCTCGCTCTGAACCAGCAAGATCTACCAAATGCAGCTTGGCACAAAGATATTCTTCAGTCATGCATTCATTGCTATTGCCATCACTAGAACCGGTCTTGCGCATCTGCTCCACTGTAATGGTGAATATGGCATGAGAGCGACTGAAAAAGTGAAAGCAAAAAGGATATAAATTAGCTTATCGTGTAGTGTAAATATTTACAAATTATTCAGCAGAAAGAATGCATCTTCATGAGTCAATGCTCAATCCTTTCAGGATACAAGCAGCAAAAATTGGATTTAATAGCTCTTGCTATTAGTTTCCATGTACACTTACATTCGGTTTTACAAATTCATTTTTCCAAGTATTACTCGTTGAAATAATTTCTTCCTTAACAAAGGAGAAAGTTCATTGGTTAGTTATTGGAACATTAGAAATTTGAATCAAATCATGTGATATACAACAGAGGTTTTAGTTAAAGGTCAAGGAAACACGTACCTAAAGAAGCTAAAAGACGTGTTTTTCTGTAAGGTTTCTTCAGTCGAATAACTTTATTGACATGCAACCACCATGTTCGATTCAATGGATTTTACTACTCTTAAGTTAATTTTCTGCCTAATATTCTATGAATTAACacatttaaaaagagaaatataactataaaaagaaaaaattaatgtcagcttttttttttccttctaaatTTTGGAGTTTAATGTGAGAGTATCATATTTCAGACCAAAATAAGCAAAGGTGAAAACAGCACACACAATGCAATTAACTATGTTCCAACCTTGATTGGTTATTCATGTTTGTGCTGCCTGTGGCCCTGCTAAGTGATCCTTGCTCCAGACAGTCGGCCATTTCTTTGAGTGTTCTTACACTGCGTTCGGTGGATCCTGCCAATGTAATAACACCATTTGAAGATTCACGAATTTGTATTGGGGGTTTCCCTGGAATAGATACTTTTCCATTGTGTCCATTTGCTGTCTCTGATTTGTTAACAGAAAGAGAATCCAGCAAATCTCGTACTTCTTCTCTGTGTATCTGGAAAAGGAATTAGCTTAGTAAAAATGCTACATAACTACTGTCACAAAGTAAGCATAATGGTACTCAACTGAAAAGCGTGTCCAGAGGAGGTTTATAGTTTATACAAAGAACAACACAATAGGGGAAAAAGTTAACGTCTAAAAACAGTTCGATCAACGTGTCACACAATGTTTGATCAGTCTATAGGTTCATAGTGAAGAAAACTGAGACTTTTAACGGCATGCGTACGTTAAGATTTCAGTAAACTTAAATAGAACAGAGGAAAGAAATGAGTAAGTAAACCTCAATGAAAGACGCATGCAACTGGAATTCTGCCTGATGCTTCAAGGTCTCGACCTTGTTGAACAAAGAATTCATAACTTGGGGAATTAGTCCAGTTTGGAAACCATCTTTGAAACCAGTTCCCATGGTGTACGTTTTTCCTGAACCTGTCTGCATTTTATTGAAATGTAAATCGAAAGAACATGGAAACAAATGGCTGAACTTAACTACAGTATACCAAAATGATTTACCTGGCCATAAGCAAGAACGGTGGCATTATAACCTTGGAACAAACCATCAACAAGAGGAGACACGCACTCTTGATACATGGCAGTTGAGGGAGAAGCTGTACTCCCATAAACATGATCAAAAGTAAACGAATGTGTACCAATTGCCACCTGCAAGACCACCAATTATCAGTCTTGAAGTCAATAGAAAACAGCACCACATTAAAATAATGTGGGTAAAAGTGGAACGAGAATTCGCTTAGTCAGTCTTCAGAACTTAAATTTACAATATTTATGGAGCTGATAAAAGTTTGCCCAGAAGATGACTTCCCAGACTTAAAAAAGGGAAGGATTTGGAGAAAGTGGAATCTGTATTCAGCTATgactaaataaataaataaataaataaataagctttTTATATTAAGAAAGTTATTTCCATAAGGGAATTAGTTAGTTAACATGCATGATTCATTTTGGAAACCTTAATCTTTGCCCGGGTGAATTATACAATGGAAAACTACAAAATCATGAAGAAAAGGTCAATCTTAGATCTAAATGAAACACAAAATTTCAAGGAAAGCAAACTAAGATTCTAGTCCATGTATGAACCCCAAAAGAAACTATTTTTCCCCAATTTTAATTCTCAAATAAGAATTCTTTGTCCCAAATTTAAAGCCACACTAGAAAGAACTAGTCACCTAAATGGTGTCTCAATGCTCTCACCCACCCAAAATAAATAGAAAGATGAGTAATTGAAGGAAATTGGATTAGCATTCAGCAATCAGGCTGATAAACAGTTAGATACTTCGCCATTTTTTTGGGTACAAACTATTGGAGTGTAGCACTTAGCTATCAATAAAACAAAGTGAAAAACTCCGATCACAATTCACACCAACACTAGGCTTAGACTGAAACATGCATAAGCCAATCTTGAGTATCACACATAAGATCCAGATCTCTGAAAATCGCCAATTCAAACAGAAAAAAGCTAAAAGAATAAGCTTGTCCAAAAATGCTGAATCCCAGAATTCACATTACAGGTGAAACAACAAGTAGTACCTGAGGTTTTCCAGAGACCACAGATACACAATCTTTACAACCCTGAAGTTTCTCATCTCCAATGAGTGGCCTTATATGAACTGCCACTTTCACACAACAATCCTCCCCATGACCAGTTTCCATATCAAAATCCTCAACACTAGAAGAAGAAAAACACAGGGGTTGTGGGTAGGAAACACAGTTGGTCCAAGATTATTTTTTTAGCAGGGAATTGGAAAGGAAGTTTTTAAGGGACAAGAAAGTGATGTAGCAGCAGAATCTACAAGAGTCGGTGATGATAATAAAGAAGAAGATAGAAAACAGATAGAAATGAAAGAAAGCTAGTTATTCAC
Coding sequences:
- the LOC132627833 gene encoding kinesin-like protein KIN-4A isoform X1 encodes the protein METGHGEDCCVKVAVHIRPLIGDEKLQGCKDCVSVVSGKPQVAIGTHSFTFDHVYGSTASPSTAMYQECVSPLVDGLFQGYNATVLAYGQTGSGKTYTMGTGFKDGFQTGLIPQVMNSLFNKVETLKHQAEFQLHASFIEIHREEVRDLLDSLSVNKSETANGHNGKVSIPGKPPIQIRESSNGVITLAGSTERSVRTLKEMADCLEQGSLSRATGSTNMNNQSSRSHAIFTITVEQMRKTGSSDGNSNECMTEEYLCAKLHLVDLAGSERAKRTGSDGLRFKEGVHINRGLLALGNVISALGDEKKRKEGVHVPYRDSKLTRLLQDSLGGNSRTVMIACISPADINAEETLNTLKYANRARNIQNKPVINRDPVSSEMLKMRQQLECLQAELCARGGGASSNEIQVLKDRISWLEASNEELSRELHEYRRRGSGTEQCGTEVKVNGVFSVKSEGLKRGLQSIESSDYPMSENVSILPGDSGDMDDEAAKEWEHTLLQDSMDKELNELNRRLEQKESEMKLYGGLDTMALKQHFGKKLLELEEEKRAVQQERDRLLAEVENLAANNDGQAIKLQDTHSQKLKSLEAQIQDLKKKQESQVQLLKQKQKSDDAAKRLQDEIQSIKAQKVQLQHKIKQEAEQFRQWKASREKELMQLRKEGRRNEYERHKLQALNQRQKMVLQRKTEEAAMATKRLKELLEARKSSGRENSVTSNGHVVNGQSNEKSLQRWLDHELEVMVNVHEVRHEYEKQSQVRAALGEELAVLRQVDEFASKGMSPPRGKNGFSRASSMSPNARMARIASLENMLGISSNSLVAMASQLSEAEERERAFSNRGRWNQLRSMGDAKSLMQYMFNSLADARCQLWEKEIETKEMKEQMKELIGLLRQSEIRRKEVEKELKQAVSVALASPASANTKHFADEISGPPSPIPVPAQKQLKYSAGIANASVREAAAFVDQTHKMVPLGQLSMKKLTVAGQGGKLWRWKRSHHQWLLQFKWKWQKPWKLSELIRHSDETIMRSRPRTQALPDIMCRNGR
- the LOC132627833 gene encoding kinesin-like protein KIN-4A isoform X2 encodes the protein METGHGEDCCVKVAVHIRPLIGDEKLQGCKDCVSVVSGKPQVAIGTHSFTFDHVYGSTASPSTAMYQECVSPLVDGLFQGYNATVLAYGQTGSGKTYTMGTGFKDGFQTGLIPQVMNSLFNKVETLKHQAEFQLHASFIEIHREEVRDLLDSLSVNKSETANGHNGKVSIPGKPPIQIRESSNGVITLAGSTERSVRTLKEMADCLEQGSLSRATGSTNMNNQSSRSHAIFTITVEQMRKTGSSDGNSNECMTEEYLCAKLHLVDLAGSERAKRTGSDGLRFKEGVHINRGLLALGNVISALGDEKKRKEGVHVPYRDSKLTRLLQDSLGGNSRTVMIACISPADINAEETLNTLKYANRARNIQNKPVINRDPVSSEMLKMRQQLECLQAELCARGGGASSNEIQVLKDRISWLEASNEELSRELHEYRRRGSGTEQCGTEVKVNGVFSVKSEGLKRGLQSIESSDYPMSENGDSGDMDDEAAKEWEHTLLQDSMDKELNELNRRLEQKESEMKLYGGLDTMALKQHFGKKLLELEEEKRAVQQERDRLLAEVENLAANNDGQAIKLQDTHSQKLKSLEAQIQDLKKKQESQVQLLKQKQKSDDAAKRLQDEIQSIKAQKVQLQHKIKQEAEQFRQWKASREKELMQLRKEGRRNEYERHKLQALNQRQKMVLQRKTEEAAMATKRLKELLEARKSSGRENSVTSNGHVVNGQSNEKSLQRWLDHELEVMVNVHEVRHEYEKQSQVRAALGEELAVLRQVDEFASKGMSPPRGKNGFSRASSMSPNARMARIASLENMLGISSNSLVAMASQLSEAEERERAFSNRGRWNQLRSMGDAKSLMQYMFNSLADARCQLWEKEIETKEMKEQMKELIGLLRQSEIRRKEVEKELKQAVSVALASPASANTKHFADEISGPPSPIPVPAQKQLKYSAGIANASVREAAAFVDQTHKMVPLGQLSMKKLTVAGQGGKLWRWKRSHHQWLLQFKWKWQKPWKLSELIRHSDETIMRSRPRTQALPDIMCRNGR